Proteins encoded together in one Psychrobacter sanguinis window:
- the ftsL gene encoding cell division protein FtsL, with product MANNKSPSSNLIDKDSLEISDFLTKRYRGVSVYGAVMILLAIGIIWTAVLTAEQVQQYHEDYMALQKMKVEHRNLQIENQRLVIEQQTFSATPQIASRAVTQLGMYSPTTKDKLILQPTAAKPGDRLNIEQPKAADEAELTIQQQQGGKDE from the coding sequence ATGGCAAATAATAAATCCCCAAGCTCGAATCTAATAGATAAAGACTCGCTAGAGATTAGCGATTTTTTAACCAAGCGTTATCGTGGTGTTAGCGTCTACGGTGCTGTCATGATTTTGCTAGCGATTGGCATAATCTGGACAGCGGTATTGACCGCCGAACAGGTGCAACAGTACCATGAGGACTATATGGCGTTGCAAAAAATGAAAGTTGAACATCGTAATTTACAAATTGAGAATCAGCGTTTGGTCATCGAACAACAAACCTTTAGTGCCACGCCACAAATTGCCAGCCGTGCGGTTACGCAGCTTGGTATGTATTCCCCCACAACTAAAGACAAGCTTATCTTGCAGCCGACAGCGGCTAAGCCTGGGGATAGGTTGAATATTGAACAGCCCAAAGCAGCCGATGAAGCAGAATTGACCATCCAGCAGCAACAAGGAGGCAAAGATGAGTAA
- the rsmH gene encoding 16S rRNA (cytosine(1402)-N(4))-methyltransferase RsmH, with translation MTDAVSSAAANPSSPKANFSHETVLLYETVAAVLGKNPTKKSSKATDSESKVSGIFVDATFGRGGHSKLLLESLSDDGQLFVFDKDPEAIAVAEEIAKSDNRVTVVHDSFANITHCLNEHGITQVNGIMADLGVSSPQLDDGSRGFSFMRDGAIDMRMDTSRGQSVGEWLETVDEEELANVLYDFGEERHSRRIARAIKQMERYTSTLELAEVIKQAHPKWQKGKHPATQSFQAMRIFINNELGDIDSFLQQSLTLLAPEGQLAVISFHSLEDRRIKQFLQRHSRGQYPEDENLPMPPVRPRYFSKPKRIAPSKAEVSVNNRSRSAWLRVATRTDTPYNNAPSELHS, from the coding sequence GTGACCGACGCCGTCTCTTCAGCTGCAGCAAACCCTTCCTCACCCAAAGCCAATTTTAGCCACGAAACCGTGCTATTGTATGAGACTGTCGCCGCTGTCTTAGGTAAAAATCCCACAAAAAAATCTAGCAAAGCCACTGACTCAGAATCTAAAGTCTCTGGCATTTTTGTGGACGCGACCTTTGGTCGAGGCGGTCACAGCAAACTGCTTTTAGAGTCATTAAGTGACGATGGGCAACTTTTTGTGTTTGATAAAGACCCTGAAGCCATCGCTGTGGCGGAAGAAATAGCAAAAAGTGACAATCGTGTGACAGTTGTGCATGATAGTTTTGCCAATATAACCCACTGCTTGAATGAACACGGCATCACGCAGGTAAATGGCATCATGGCTGATTTAGGGGTCTCCTCTCCGCAATTGGATGACGGCAGTCGCGGCTTTAGCTTTATGCGAGATGGTGCCATCGATATGCGTATGGACACCAGTCGTGGTCAGTCAGTAGGGGAGTGGCTAGAGACAGTAGACGAAGAAGAGCTTGCCAATGTATTGTATGATTTTGGGGAAGAGCGACACAGCCGCCGAATCGCCCGCGCTATTAAACAGATGGAGCGCTATACCTCAACACTAGAGTTAGCAGAAGTGATTAAGCAGGCTCACCCAAAATGGCAAAAAGGCAAACATCCGGCGACTCAAAGTTTCCAAGCCATGCGCATATTTATTAATAATGAGCTGGGTGATATTGATAGTTTTTTACAACAGAGCTTGACGTTGTTAGCGCCCGAAGGTCAATTGGCAGTCATAAGCTTCCATTCGTTAGAAGACCGCCGTATTAAGCAGTTTTTACAGCGTCACAGCCGAGGCCAATACCCTGAAGATGAAAACCTGCCGATGCCACCGGTGCGCCCCCGCTATTTTAGTAAGCCAAAACGCATTGCACCAAGTAAGGCTGAGGTGAGTGTTAATAATCGTTCACGTAGTGCTTGGTTAAGAGTAGCAACCCGCACCGATACCCCATATAATAACGCCCCTAGCGAGCTACACAGCTAA